From Gammaproteobacteria bacterium, one genomic window encodes:
- a CDS encoding transcriptional regulator translates to FEVRLRKKVRFEIAVNDNFLERTRQAIIKGARTGNIGDGVIFVLELAECYRIRTGEEGSPAIG, encoded by the coding sequence CTTCGAGGTGAGGCTCCGCAAGAAGGTGCGCTTCGAGATCGCCGTGAACGACAATTTCCTGGAACGGACCAGGCAGGCGATCATCAAGGGAGCGCGCACGGGGAACATCGGCGACGGTGTGATCTTCGTGCTGGAACTTGCGGAGTGCTACCGGATCCGGACGGGAGAGGAGGGCTCCCCCGCGATCGGGTGA